The segment CACCTCTGACCATTACTACATTTTTATGCTATTTTAGAAAATGCATTTACATACACCAAACTGTTCTGAAACATAGAAAATGCGTAGTTTTATCCATTCACAAAAGCTCATACCCACATGTACATTCTTTGGTAATTTAAAAATAGTATTCCAAGTGTTCGCAGgattctgtttaaaaaaaaaaagaggaacttACAACACACGCTACATAAAGCAGTTTATTCACGCCTGTGTGTTAATTTAATAAGTACAGTAGCTTGTATTACATTACAACTCACTAGAAAGATATTTCGTATGTCTTGTTCCATTtgtactttatattttattatacattatacattaaatattattacattgtaTAAAGCAGGTACTTGAGAAAGTAACAATtcggtaataatatatataatatttaaatattcatctaTACTTATGTACATTAATacgaatgaaaaatattaaacacttGCAATATAACTTTggactaaattttaatatatccaCTTCAGTTGCAaagtgaattaaaatattgttagGTTCAATTTAACATCTTCCTCCCAGGTATAAATTTATTAagcttatcatttattatcttCCTCTGTCGTTTCTCAACCCATAAATTATCTTTGCGAAAATCTATGTTCTACACTGCACTGGAATATTCTGCGTTTCCGTGGATATTATTTACAAGGACTTTCCTCTTGCAAATTTTCCATTCGCCACTTATGAACAAgatgaaaatacatataatgACATACGTAGCGCTCATAAGTTAAAAATGGGGGAACGGTGCTAATGGAGTAACGCCGTCTCCTATAAAAGTGGCCGTTTGGAAATAGGAAGTACTCTTGAAAATGTTGTGTAACAGTGAAGCTAAAGAACGCTTTAAAGCCTCGGAAATACTTTATTCTATTCTGATTCTGTTATATATATCTGTGCAACTAAGCGTACCGTTATCCGTGCCTATGGATTACAGTACAACTACAATGTTAACGAACAATGCGACGAATGATTCGCTCGACGATAGTTTGTAAGGAAACGTAATTCTAAAAAGCTTTTACTACCTAACTGTATTTATCAAAGCGCTACTTTATGTAATACAAGCATTATCCTTTTATGTTACAGATACGTCATAAAAGCAGTGGTATACGAGATTGGTATTCTGACAGACGCGAATAGTACAGCTGACAATACTACCGAAAGGTAAAGTAGAATTAACGTTTCGgcgtttatttgaatttttcaatgtAAATATCATAGAATAAAAACGAAATATTAACAAGGTGTAAAAATCATGGTTCTAAGCATACTTTTACACTGGAGCTGCGATAGAAACTGTAAGAGCGTCGATCAGGCGCTCAtatcgttggtcatctcttAGTAAGCTTAATACTGCTCGCTGCTTCAGTGTAAGCACATCCGttataaaactataaaatgtatttCTAAGCTTCGCTcttatcgtttatcgcagctccaacgcaATTGTACCCTAAGTAGGGTCATTCTGCTTACTGCGCTACAAACTCTTCTTTCGTATGAACTGTTTTTAAGTGCAAACCTTCCTATTACTTTACTTTGTCCATAGACAAGAAGAAGTTAAAATTTCATTCTACAATCCACCAAACACAAGTAACAGGCCTTAAAGAATGCCGAAGCGTATGTATCTGCTATTATTTCACTCACTTTGTACAGCCAACTGTACGATGTAAATAACATAAATGTGAAGCGATGCAGAGAGCGAAGGATTTTCAACAGTAACAAAGTTCTTGCGACAAGCATTCGTAGCGCCGTGAAACTATAACGAACTGGGAAACTTACTTATATTTGAGTTAGATCTAACTTGAAATGAGTATACATAAAAATGCAATTATTCACTGTAAataagttttcattttttagttaaaaaatatttattttatcatgACATATAAAGGATGAATAGATACCCTTAAATGATTTATGTACTAATAACAATTACTTTTCATGTATCTGAATGTACATGAACAATAAGTATATAACAGAATAAATTACATGAAACAGAAACGTAAGATATTATTGTCTTGTATTCCCTTCTACGTTTGATATGTAATCTGTTGAGCAGAAACTATTCGTTAGTCTCAAAAAGAATaatgtaaaatgaaataaatgtatgaaataacaaattaatttttctttgtaatATACATagactccctgtcatttaagaaggaacctgccgaccgacgagtttagaccggttctgcgcaggttgacgctcattggtgccgggagaagccactattggctgcacCCCCACCAatgctttttcggagccaatgagctcattctacatgcgcgaaacgggttccttcttaaacgaCACAGAGTGTACATATAGGTTTATTACGTACGTCATAAGAAaatggagaggaaaaaagaattgttaaacgAAGAAAAAGTTGCTGATTAGGGTTATACAGACTAGAGACTAATTGTATACACGTAGTCTTAATTATAACTTAGAACAATTGCGCTTAATGCGGTTAATAACACATAAATAGGAGAAGTCAAATAAACTTGATGCGTAACTTAAAAATTAGTACCGAAAGATATAAAAACTATACCGTCCTAGCAAGGAGAAAGTGAAAAAGAagagaagtaaaagaaaaagagaTAGTGGACGATAAAATATCTgggtaaaatggtaaaaatgaaaACCTCCCCGGCGGGGAATCGAACCCCGGTCTCCCGCGTGACAGGCGGGGATACTGACCACTATACTACCGAGGAATTTTTCTTTgaatgtttttgaaaatttgtatttaattataatttttgggcGCGAACACATATATAGATAGAATTACTGAAACGAATTATACATATACACTAAGATTTAGGAGATAAACTTATAAACTATCTTAAATGTTGCGTGTTCCGCATGGACAATCTTCTTGTGTTGTACACGCTTTCTGTAAATACGGTATATTATATAGGAGAATGCGTTGGTAATTTTGAATGCATCCTTCGCTGCTTATGCATGAAACGTACATACAGGGTCAGAATTTTATCTTGGAACCCGCGCTTAtgtgaacaggtaaaatggcaacagtacggaatagtgatcctctagggagtgatcggtgtAACCGCAGCCaacttggagcaaaaccggaaataaacatatctatctctttctatcagtatttctctctctctttctgtgagtatttctgtccctttctatcagtatttctgtttctttcttttttacagtttctttctctgtctacttccgcttttgctccaaatcgcagcaaccaatcagcgacgatacacgttgttccgatcactccctagaagaTCCCTAGCCAAGCCAAGTCAAGGCAAGccaggccaaccagcgtcgccacgaaatcggttgtcgacgctggttggctgcggcctcacttgattTGGTAGTTGAGTAGCGTGGTGTTCCCCCACCGCTAATTATCATGATGCGTACGGGAtagtatgaggtactatccaccatttcgaattatcttttgcccacaagtgacgtcacttttgcccgttatctttgcttcactatgactcgtggcttcatatagagcaggccgtgtctatagatATATATGGTCTAAGCATCTACCCTACTTCTGACTTCAGACGTTCTGACGGACAATTGTACCGCTTGCGGGCGTATCCTCATCCGCATGCACAGTCGCATCATCACTCGCAGCGACGTTTAGTGATCTCTTTTCCTATTGGCTACAGCTGAAAGGTTCATGGGAACGACGAAATAGCGGCTTAAAGTGCACGCGCAAGGAAATGCCCCATTGTAAACGCGCCAAACAGGAAGGGACGCTGTTTCTACTGTAAGTTACATTAGAATTGACTAACGCTTGATGATTTTTCGCGGAAAGAGAGACTGAAAAGTGGCGGATTCGCGGCGCGATGGTTTAtcgttttattatttgtttgctCGCGGATGAAAAGTCGAAGTATGTACGGGTTTGAATGCAACGACGGATGGTAGACGGGACGTCATTGTAGGTAGTTAGTTTTACGCGTGaggtataatttattttttcgcgAGTGTGGTGGATGCGTCCCATTCTCAGCACGCCAGAAGCTATGCATGGAGAACAGTGATGTGTATTTAAGGTCaatttatacagccaccgacgCGGGAACAATCCGAGTCGGCGAAATCGGTGGGCGCTAACTGGCGAATTTTATACTCGCTACGCGTAGAGCGGTCAAATGAATCTGACCAATGTTTGCGCTCGGATATGGCACGGATAGGCCTCGGACGCGGCTCGTCTCGCATCGACGAGCGTTCACCGATTTTCCTCCGCGCGAGCTCCAAACGTCCGACTCGGATCGTGCCCGTGACGGCGGCTGTGTAAATTGACCTTCACTCGTAACATGTCAGAAAATAGACTTGACATGGATATTGATAATCAAAGTGAAGacggagaaataaagaaaagccCCTCGAAGGATATGGATGATTTTAGGTAACGAATAATTCGACGTTAGATTCTAATCTCCGACCGTAACCTTTAACCTCGAACAGTCAAAGAATATTTCATCCCCATAAGCAATGTTACTTTAAATTCTCGATGCAGGGATAACCTTTCTCTGAACTCACATTCTTTCACTATTTGGTTGTACCTGATGAATcatctttttttcatttcttttaacgTAGTGCGTGTTTAAGTATTAGTCATTTTGAGAAAAGTATACTTAAAGCTTTTCAGAGGAGGATGGCGGCGATACTGCCGATTCTCTGGACATAAAGCCACCGCAGGCTGTCGTCAGACACCACAAGTCTAACTCGTCGAGAAGGAGAGATAAGCACGGCGATAGGAGGGACCGTAGGGAAGAGAAGGAACGAAAGTCTAGGCACCACGATCGTGGGGAGGACAGGCACAGGGATAAGCACAGGCACCGTAGACATGGAGCGGACCTTTTAGAGAGGCCGGAGCGCTCCGACGGATCTAAAAGGGACAGAGAGAGAATGGAAAGGTTAGAAAGAATAGATGGTCACAGGGACAGAGAATCTAGACACGATAGGAAGGAAAGGAGCACCGGAGATCGTGTTTTGGAGGATTTGAGAGAAAGGTATAGAAGATTTGAGATATTTGAAGCTTACTTGCTGAGCTACTTTTGGCTCGTTGTGCGATTATACTATTGTCTATTATAATATTTGATTTGCAGATTGCTGGATAAGAGAAGAGAGAGGCGAGAGGATTCGCGGGACATTCGTGATTACAAGGCAGAAACACGGCGGGAAATTCGTCTGGACGACTCTCGTGACTTGCGTGATACGCGCGAGCGACGGGAAATACGAATGGAAGATATGCGAGAGCGTCGCGAGATCCGTGCTATTGGAGACGATGTAAGGGAACGTCGTGAAATTCGCATGGAGGAGCACAGGCACATGAGGGTGATGGAGGAGCAATATTCGGAAACGGAGCTGATGGAACGGCCCGAGAGAAGCGAGAAGCGTCACAAGAGATCGCACAAGCACGACAGACTCCGCGATAGGGACAGAGAGAAAGCGGAACGGGAGAAAGAGCACCGGGAGAAACAGTTGCGCGAAGCGATGGAGATCGTTACGGAGGAAGCGGATGAAATGGAAATCAATGAAATACAGATACAGACGAAGGATCCGAAGGAGATGACGGAACAAGAGCTGAGGAAAGAAAGATTATTGGAAGCAGACAGGGAAATGGCCAGGAGAAAAGAAGTCTCTAGAATGGAGTTGGAAGCGCGACGAATGAAGAGAGGAGAGAAGCGGCCGCTGAGTCCCGACAACAATCAAGACCCTTCTATCGTGGAACTGTCGGACGAAAGTCCAAGTCCCATCCATTCGGATGAAGTTTGTTCCAAATCCATAGAGTAAGATTACATGCTTGAACGAATTGAAGGAAATTATTGTATATCTTTGAAATAAATTGATTTGAAATATTTGCTTCGTAGGTCCAGACATTCGTCCGATGGCCAAAGAAGTATACGCGAAAGATCTTCTGACAGACATTCTTCTGATTCATCTGAATCGAGCagcgaggacgatgacgagtcGAACGATTCGAACAAAGGCTCTAACGCTGAATCGAACGACGGGTCTGATTACAACAATCCAAGCCCCTTATCCGTCGATCGCTTAGCCAAGTCTGATCACTCCGACGGGGAATCCCCTGGCCACGTTGACTCGAATGGCGCGACCAAGAACatagaggaagaagaaaagaaggaggaGGTGCCCGAGTTACCTCCATATTTACCAGCTATTCAAGGTGAATGAACAACTCTTCGCTATATTGCAGTTTTGCGATCTATTTCTAATGTTTTATCTTTCTACAGGCTGTAGAAGCGTAGAGGAATTTCAGTGTCTAAACCGCATCGAAGAAGGTACGTACGGTGTAGTGTACAGAGCACGCGACAAACGTACGGATGAAATTGTGGCCCTGAAACGATTGAAgatggagaaagagaaagaaggatTTCCGATCACCAGCCTCAGAGAGATAAACACTCTATTAAAAGCGCAACATCCGAATATCGTTACTGTTCGAGAGATAGTCGTCGGCAGCAACATGGATAAGATATTTATCGTGATGGATTATGTGGAGCATGATCTGAAATCGTTGATGGAAACGATGAAGCAAAAGAAACAGGTTTTCATACCAGGTAAATGTCGCTGAAGGTAAAAAGATGAGAGAGCGTGGAACAGGGTGTGCAAATAATGATTTCTTTTCGCAGGGGAGGTGAAATGCCTTATGCAACAATTGTTACGGGCAGTCGTACATTTGCACGACAATTGGATACTTCATCGTGATTTGAAAACGTCGAATTTGTTGCTAAGTCATCGAGGTATACTGAAGGTTGGTGATTTTGGTTTAGCGCGAGAGTACGGTTCTCCACTGAGGCAATATACTCCGATTGTTGTAACGCTTTGGTACAGAGCCCCCGAATTGCTACTGAGCGGGAAAGAGTATAGTACTCCCGTCGATATGTGGTCCGTAGGGTAAGGAAACAATTTAAAGAGCGAATAATACTCTCCCACTTCTCTAGATTTACGGTACTACTAACCGGGAATGTCTTTATTTCAGCTGCATCTTCGCAGAATTACTAAGAATGGAGGCATTATTTCCTGGTAAATCCGAGATCGATCAGTTAAATAGAATATTCAAAGAATTAGGCACACCGAACGATCGGATATGGCCAGGATACAGTAAACTGCCGATGGTGCAGAAGATTCCATTCGCTCATTATCCTGTGAACAATTTGAGACAGCGCTTCAGCTTATCCTTGTCGGATCTGGGCGTCGAGCTGTTGAATAAGTATGTTTCCTCCGTCGCGTAGCAATTTTGTGTCGGAATCACACTTTATTCTCTATCGTCTCTTAAATG is part of the Andrena cerasifolii isolate SP2316 chromosome 1, iyAndCera1_principal, whole genome shotgun sequence genome and harbors:
- the LOC143376182 gene encoding uncharacterized protein LOC143376182, with translation MLCNSEAKERFKASEILYSILILLYISVQLSVPLSVPMDYSTTTMLTNNATNDSLDDSLYVIKAVVYEIGILTDANSTADNTTERQEEVKISFYNPPNTSNRP